One segment of Falco rusticolus isolate bFalRus1 chromosome 3, bFalRus1.pri, whole genome shotgun sequence DNA contains the following:
- the ADHFE1 gene encoding hydroxyacid-oxoacid transhydrogenase, mitochondrial isoform X3, producing the protein MAAGRERAAALLRQLQRAACRCPSHCHTYSQVPERPILGDTDYAFEMAISNIRYGQGVTKEIGMDLQNLGARKVCLMTDKNLSQLPPVNAVLNSLAKYGINFQMYDNVRVEPTDQSFLDAIQFAKKGEFDAYVAVGGGSVMDTCKAANLYASSPTSDFLDYVNAPIGKGKPVTVPLKPLIAVPTTAGTGSETTGVAIFDFKELKVKTGIASRAIKPTLGIIDPLHTLSMPERIVANSGFDVLCHALESYTALPYNMRSPCPSNPINRPAYQGSNPISDVWALHALRIVAKYLKRAIRNPEDHEARAKMHLASAFAGIGFGNAGVHLCHGMSYPISGLVKTYKPKDYNVDHSLVPHGLSVVLTSPAVFAFTAQIHPERHLEAAEILGESD; encoded by the exons ATGGCGGCGGGGCGCGAGCGGGCGGCAGCGCTCCTGCGGCAGCTGCAGCGGGCCGC ATGTCGGTGCCCGAGCCATTGCCACACTTACTCCCAAG TCCCTGAACGGCCTATCCTGGGAGATACAGACTATGCATTTGAG atGGCCATTTCGAACATCCGATATGGACAAGGAGTTACTAAAGAGATTGGCATG GACCTGCAGAATCTTGGTGCTAGAAAAGTTTGTTTGATGACAGATAAAAACCTCTCCCAACTCCCTCCTGTAAACGCAGTATTGAATTCCTTGGCAAAATATGGTATAAACTTTCAGATGTATGATAATGTCCGGGTGGAGCCAACAGACCAAAG TTTCCTGGATGCCATTCAATTTGCTAAAAAGGGGGAGTTTGATGCCTATGTTGCTGTTGGAGGTGGGTCTGTAATGGACACCTGTAAAGCTGCTAACCTGTATGCATCCAGCCCTACATCAGACTTCTTGGATTATGTCAATGCTCCTATTGGGAAAGGGAAGCCTGTCACTGTGCCCCTCAAGCCACTTATTGCAG TTCCTACAACAGCTGGAACTGGAAGCGAAACCACTGGTGTTGCCATTTTTGACTTCAAAGAACTAAAAGTAAAAACCG GTATTGCTTCAAGAGCCATTAAGCCAACACTGGGCATCATTGATCCTTTACACACACTGTCTATGCCTGAGCGAATAGTTGCCAACAGTGGCTTTGATGTCCTTTG CCATGCTCTGGAATCATACACAGCTCTTCCTTACAACATGCGCAGTCCCTGCCCTTCAAATCCAATCAACCGACCAGCTTACCAAGGCAGCAACCCCATCAGTGATGTCTGGGCTCTTCATGCTCTGCGCATTGTGgctaaatatttgaaaag AGCCATCAGAAATCCCGAAGACCATGAAGCAAGAGCCAAGATGCACCTAGCAAGTGCTTTTGCTGGTATTGGCTTTGGCAATGCTGGTGTTCATCTCTG CCATGGAATGTCTTACCCTATTTCTGGTTTGGTGAAAACCTATAAACCAAAGGATTATAATGTGGATCACTCCTTAGTG ccacaTGGCCTTTCTGTGGTGCTGACATCCCcagcagtgtttgctttcaCGGCACAGATACATCCTGAGCGGCACTTGGAAGCTGCAGAGATACTAG GAGAGAGTGACTAA
- the ADHFE1 gene encoding hydroxyacid-oxoacid transhydrogenase, mitochondrial isoform X2, protein MAISNIRYGQGVTKEIGMDLQNLGARKVCLMTDKNLSQLPPVNAVLNSLAKYGINFQMYDNVRVEPTDQSFLDAIQFAKKGEFDAYVAVGGGSVMDTCKAANLYASSPTSDFLDYVNAPIGKGKPVTVPLKPLIAVPTTAGTGSETTGVAIFDFKELKVKTGIASRAIKPTLGIIDPLHTLSMPERIVANSGFDVLCHALESYTALPYNMRSPCPSNPINRPAYQGSNPISDVWALHALRIVAKYLKRAIRNPEDHEARAKMHLASAFAGIGFGNAGVHLCHGMSYPISGLVKTYKPKDYNVDHSLVPHGLSVVLTSPAVFAFTAQIHPERHLEAAEILGADIRTARIKDAGFILADTLRKFLFDLNVDDGLAAIGYSKADIPALVKGTLPQERVTKLSPRPQTEEDLSALFEASMKLY, encoded by the exons atGGCCATTTCGAACATCCGATATGGACAAGGAGTTACTAAAGAGATTGGCATG GACCTGCAGAATCTTGGTGCTAGAAAAGTTTGTTTGATGACAGATAAAAACCTCTCCCAACTCCCTCCTGTAAACGCAGTATTGAATTCCTTGGCAAAATATGGTATAAACTTTCAGATGTATGATAATGTCCGGGTGGAGCCAACAGACCAAAG TTTCCTGGATGCCATTCAATTTGCTAAAAAGGGGGAGTTTGATGCCTATGTTGCTGTTGGAGGTGGGTCTGTAATGGACACCTGTAAAGCTGCTAACCTGTATGCATCCAGCCCTACATCAGACTTCTTGGATTATGTCAATGCTCCTATTGGGAAAGGGAAGCCTGTCACTGTGCCCCTCAAGCCACTTATTGCAG TTCCTACAACAGCTGGAACTGGAAGCGAAACCACTGGTGTTGCCATTTTTGACTTCAAAGAACTAAAAGTAAAAACCG GTATTGCTTCAAGAGCCATTAAGCCAACACTGGGCATCATTGATCCTTTACACACACTGTCTATGCCTGAGCGAATAGTTGCCAACAGTGGCTTTGATGTCCTTTG CCATGCTCTGGAATCATACACAGCTCTTCCTTACAACATGCGCAGTCCCTGCCCTTCAAATCCAATCAACCGACCAGCTTACCAAGGCAGCAACCCCATCAGTGATGTCTGGGCTCTTCATGCTCTGCGCATTGTGgctaaatatttgaaaag AGCCATCAGAAATCCCGAAGACCATGAAGCAAGAGCCAAGATGCACCTAGCAAGTGCTTTTGCTGGTATTGGCTTTGGCAATGCTGGTGTTCATCTCTG CCATGGAATGTCTTACCCTATTTCTGGTTTGGTGAAAACCTATAAACCAAAGGATTATAATGTGGATCACTCCTTAGTG ccacaTGGCCTTTCTGTGGTGCTGACATCCCcagcagtgtttgctttcaCGGCACAGATACATCCTGAGCGGCACTTGGAAGCTGCAGAGATACTAG GAGCTGACATCCGCACTGCCAGAATCAAAGATGCGGGGTTTATTTTGGCAGACACACTCCGGAAATTCCTATTTGATCTGAATGTTGATGATGGCTTAGCTGCAATTGGTTATTCTAAAGCAGACATCCCTGCATTAGTCAAAGGCACTCTGCCTCAG GAGAGAGTGACTAAACTATCACCACGGCCCCAAACAGAAGAAGACTTATCTGCCCTCTTTGAGGCTTCCATGAAGCTTTATTAG
- the ADHFE1 gene encoding hydroxyacid-oxoacid transhydrogenase, mitochondrial isoform X1 — protein MAAGRERAAALLRQLQRAACRCPSHCHTYSQVPERPILGDTDYAFEMAISNIRYGQGVTKEIGMDLQNLGARKVCLMTDKNLSQLPPVNAVLNSLAKYGINFQMYDNVRVEPTDQSFLDAIQFAKKGEFDAYVAVGGGSVMDTCKAANLYASSPTSDFLDYVNAPIGKGKPVTVPLKPLIAVPTTAGTGSETTGVAIFDFKELKVKTGIASRAIKPTLGIIDPLHTLSMPERIVANSGFDVLCHALESYTALPYNMRSPCPSNPINRPAYQGSNPISDVWALHALRIVAKYLKRAIRNPEDHEARAKMHLASAFAGIGFGNAGVHLCHGMSYPISGLVKTYKPKDYNVDHSLVPHGLSVVLTSPAVFAFTAQIHPERHLEAAEILGADIRTARIKDAGFILADTLRKFLFDLNVDDGLAAIGYSKADIPALVKGTLPQERVTKLSPRPQTEEDLSALFEASMKLY, from the exons ATGGCGGCGGGGCGCGAGCGGGCGGCAGCGCTCCTGCGGCAGCTGCAGCGGGCCGC ATGTCGGTGCCCGAGCCATTGCCACACTTACTCCCAAG TCCCTGAACGGCCTATCCTGGGAGATACAGACTATGCATTTGAG atGGCCATTTCGAACATCCGATATGGACAAGGAGTTACTAAAGAGATTGGCATG GACCTGCAGAATCTTGGTGCTAGAAAAGTTTGTTTGATGACAGATAAAAACCTCTCCCAACTCCCTCCTGTAAACGCAGTATTGAATTCCTTGGCAAAATATGGTATAAACTTTCAGATGTATGATAATGTCCGGGTGGAGCCAACAGACCAAAG TTTCCTGGATGCCATTCAATTTGCTAAAAAGGGGGAGTTTGATGCCTATGTTGCTGTTGGAGGTGGGTCTGTAATGGACACCTGTAAAGCTGCTAACCTGTATGCATCCAGCCCTACATCAGACTTCTTGGATTATGTCAATGCTCCTATTGGGAAAGGGAAGCCTGTCACTGTGCCCCTCAAGCCACTTATTGCAG TTCCTACAACAGCTGGAACTGGAAGCGAAACCACTGGTGTTGCCATTTTTGACTTCAAAGAACTAAAAGTAAAAACCG GTATTGCTTCAAGAGCCATTAAGCCAACACTGGGCATCATTGATCCTTTACACACACTGTCTATGCCTGAGCGAATAGTTGCCAACAGTGGCTTTGATGTCCTTTG CCATGCTCTGGAATCATACACAGCTCTTCCTTACAACATGCGCAGTCCCTGCCCTTCAAATCCAATCAACCGACCAGCTTACCAAGGCAGCAACCCCATCAGTGATGTCTGGGCTCTTCATGCTCTGCGCATTGTGgctaaatatttgaaaag AGCCATCAGAAATCCCGAAGACCATGAAGCAAGAGCCAAGATGCACCTAGCAAGTGCTTTTGCTGGTATTGGCTTTGGCAATGCTGGTGTTCATCTCTG CCATGGAATGTCTTACCCTATTTCTGGTTTGGTGAAAACCTATAAACCAAAGGATTATAATGTGGATCACTCCTTAGTG ccacaTGGCCTTTCTGTGGTGCTGACATCCCcagcagtgtttgctttcaCGGCACAGATACATCCTGAGCGGCACTTGGAAGCTGCAGAGATACTAG GAGCTGACATCCGCACTGCCAGAATCAAAGATGCGGGGTTTATTTTGGCAGACACACTCCGGAAATTCCTATTTGATCTGAATGTTGATGATGGCTTAGCTGCAATTGGTTATTCTAAAGCAGACATCCCTGCATTAGTCAAAGGCACTCTGCCTCAG GAGAGAGTGACTAAACTATCACCACGGCCCCAAACAGAAGAAGACTTATCTGCCCTCTTTGAGGCTTCCATGAAGCTTTATTAG
- the RRS1 gene encoding ribosome biogenesis regulatory protein homolog — MAAVRVEEVLAAAEEQEAEKQRSITVEKELELEFDLGNLLALDRNPPAAAGLRGAGPRREALLRALARDNTQLLVARLWELPAERAGGAGGPLVARLPEPAFRLPREKPPPRPRPPTRWEQFARLKGIRRRKRTSLVWDEQAKEWRRRWGYRRAGGDPARAWLAEVPEGADPEEDQFARLRREKRERVARNELNRLRNLARAHRAGTAVPAAPLHPTGHQSREELGRVARVARVSTASLGRFQPRLPKEPAEPPSRSGGRKRRFEPLLGNLAAERSRQLELLRDMGSKKPVLDITRAVNKQLRQEEAEAAAAKGKKQSQRGKRGRRQQRAGRSSKKSGARRQQQQRPAGSSTGGGKRKKA, encoded by the coding sequence ATGGCGGCCGTGCGGGTGGAGGAGGTGCTGGCGGCCGCCGAGGAGCAGGAGGCGGAGAAGCAGCGGAGCATTACggtggagaaggagctggagctggagttCGACCTGGGCAACTTGCTGGCGCTGGACCGTAacccgccggcggcggcggggctgcgcggggccgGTCCGCGGCGGGAGGCGCTGCTGCGGGCGCTGGCCCGCGACAACACGCAGCTGCTGGTGGCCCGCCTCTGGGAGCTGCCGGCCGAGCgcgccggcggggccggggggccgctGGTGGCGCGGCTGCCCGAGCCGGCCTTCCGCCTGCCGCGGGAGAAGCCGCCGCCGCGACCGCGGCCGCCGACGCGCTGGGAGCAGTTCGCGCGGCTGAAGGGCATCCGCCGGCGCAAGCGGACCTCGCTGGTGTGGGACGAGCAGGCCAAGGAGtggcggcggcgctggggcTACCGGCGGGCAGGCGGCGACCCGGCCCGTGCCTGGCTCGCGGAGGTGCCAGAGGGCGCCGACCCGGAGGAGGACCAGTTCGCCAGGCTGCGGCGGGAGAAGCGGGAGCGGGTGGCGCGCAACGAGCTCAACCGTCTGCGCAACCTGGCCCGCGCCCACCGGGCCGGGACCGCCGTCCCCGCCGCGCCTCTCCACCCCACCGGCCACCAGAGCCGGGAGGAGCTGGGTCGCGTTGCCCGCGTCGCCCGCGTCTCCACCGCCTCGCTCGGCCGCTTCCAGCCCCGGCTGCCCAAGGAGCCGGCGGAGCCGCCCTCCCGCAGCGGCGGCAGGAAGCGCCGCTTCGAGCCACTGCTGGGTAACCTGGCGGCCGAGCGCAGCCGGCAACTGGAGCTGCTGCGAGACATGGGCAGCAAGAAGCCCGTCCTCGACATCACCCGTGCTGTCAACAAGCAGCTGCGCCAGGAGGAAGCCGAGGCGGCTGCTGCCAAGGGTAAGAAGCAGTCGCAGCGGGGGAAGCGCGGCCGCCGGCAGCAGCGGGCTGGCCGCAGCAGCAAGAAGAGTGGAGCCcgccggcagcagcagcagaggcctGCGGGCAGCAGCACGGGTGGTGGCAAGAGAAAGAAGGCATGA